A single genomic interval of Microbacterium hydrocarbonoxydans harbors:
- a CDS encoding magnesium and cobalt transport protein CorA, which produces MALIDNGVYVHGRRVETPKNLDETYRSLDAHGGIAWIGLYRPSPQEVASVAREFDLHPLAVEDALSGHQRSKVERYGDTLFAVLRPARYRDEQESIEFGELHLFVGPDFVVTIRHAESPNLAGVRRRMEALPELLSMGPEAVFYAILDEVVDGYEPIVAGLLNDIDEIEDQLFGDSDDDALSRRIYELSREVINFQRAVHPLAGMLEWLRRGSEKYRIDEELQRSLRDVLDHVIRVNERVDSFRAILENALTVQSALVARRQSDASLAQNDEIKKISSWAAIIFAPTLVGTVYGMNFDVMPELHWVHGYPMAIGAMAAFAVALYGVFKYKRWL; this is translated from the coding sequence ATGGCCCTCATCGACAACGGCGTGTACGTCCACGGACGTCGCGTGGAGACCCCGAAGAACCTGGACGAGACCTACCGGTCGCTCGACGCCCATGGCGGCATCGCCTGGATCGGCCTCTACCGGCCGAGCCCGCAGGAGGTCGCCTCGGTGGCGCGCGAATTCGACCTGCATCCGCTCGCCGTCGAAGACGCGCTCTCGGGTCACCAGCGCTCGAAGGTCGAGCGCTACGGCGACACGCTCTTCGCCGTCCTTCGCCCGGCTCGCTATCGCGACGAGCAGGAATCGATCGAGTTCGGCGAGCTGCACCTGTTCGTCGGCCCCGACTTCGTCGTGACGATCCGGCACGCCGAGTCCCCGAACCTCGCGGGTGTGCGCCGGCGCATGGAGGCACTGCCCGAGCTGCTGTCGATGGGACCTGAGGCCGTCTTCTACGCGATCCTCGACGAGGTCGTCGACGGCTACGAGCCCATCGTCGCCGGACTCCTGAACGACATCGACGAGATCGAGGACCAGCTGTTCGGCGACAGCGACGACGACGCCCTCTCCCGCCGCATCTACGAGCTCTCCCGCGAGGTGATCAACTTCCAGCGGGCGGTGCATCCGCTCGCCGGGATGCTGGAATGGCTGCGGCGCGGATCCGAGAAGTACCGCATCGACGAGGAGCTGCAGCGGTCGCTGCGCGACGTCCTCGATCACGTAATCCGTGTGAACGAGCGGGTCGACTCGTTCCGCGCGATCCTCGAGAACGCGCTCACCGTGCAGTCGGCCCTCGTCGCCCGCCGTCAGTCGGACGCGAGCCTGGCCCAGAACGACGAGATCAAGAAGATCTCGTCGTGGGCGGCCATCATCTTCGCCCCGACGCTCGTCGGCACCGTCTACGGCATGAACTTCGACGTCATGCCGGAGCTGCACTGGGTGCACGGATATCCGATGGCGATCGGCGCGATGGCGGCGTTCGCGGTCGCCCTCTACGGCGTCTTCAAGTACAAGAGGTGGCTCTGA
- a CDS encoding ABC transporter permease — MTGQRLSFGRLVRADLRHNSASFAGVAVAIFVASALVTGLGVLVESGIRGGLAPERYTAVDVVVGSPQYVDVPEDLPLTLPERAPLPADAARDIAEIPGVESVVADVTVPLVAVPPTAGASAGAAATDGSTASELVEAHPWAATALTGFALREGREPASADEVVVTAGTGGAVGDLLTLAHGGDPAPYRVVGIVDADAHAAASERATHVFLSQARIAELDPHGGTPQVLGVFTAPGQAESAAAAIREALPEVVAQTGDGRGDIEFLDSGAARATLIAIGSAFVGTCILVAMFIVAGTLSLSVQSRRRDYALLRAVGASPKQVHALVAREVLSIAVIAALLGIAPGYLLSTALQSAFVSGGVIPGDFALALGPLPAIGAVALVLSAAWGAARIAARRPAKLDPIEALRESSTGPAGIGLPRIITGIVFATAGISVSTVPLVVRGEYAAGASAGAAMMLIVALALLGPWLVALSVRLLGAVLRRMSAAGFLAAANASANSRRLAAAILPIALGIGLGLVQIGAPAIIANEAAVQAQAGVTAELRVTAPGGLSADAADRIAAIDGVSDVSGIALSSAIIDSRDFEGKLLRGEHVLQGVDPASVEGTLDLQVQEGSLAALDGGGSGDGARGATVAVSTDAVQTLGLELGDQVTGMFGDGAPLEATVVAIYERGLGFGDLTMDLEIVRAHTTAALDAFALVSVDDGALDQVREAVAAAGLQASEARGQKAAGADAQSQQGWVNLVALIVILGYIAIAVINTLVMATGERSRELALLQLIGSSRRQVRAMMRVEAMMVAAIAVVFGVVVAIPPLIGMSIGISGQPMPALPVLPSLLIIGSMGALALLSLWAATGAAMRTRPIEEIGSRQ; from the coding sequence ATGACAGGACAGCGTCTGAGCTTCGGCCGCCTCGTGCGGGCCGATCTGCGTCACAACAGCGCCAGCTTCGCCGGGGTCGCGGTGGCGATCTTCGTCGCGAGCGCACTCGTCACCGGCCTCGGGGTGCTCGTCGAGTCCGGCATCCGCGGCGGCCTCGCGCCCGAACGGTACACCGCGGTCGATGTGGTGGTGGGTTCGCCCCAGTACGTCGACGTGCCGGAGGATCTCCCCCTCACGCTCCCCGAGCGCGCGCCGCTCCCTGCGGATGCTGCCCGCGACATCGCGGAGATCCCCGGGGTCGAGAGCGTCGTGGCCGACGTCACGGTGCCCCTCGTCGCGGTTCCCCCCACCGCCGGAGCGTCGGCGGGCGCCGCCGCGACCGACGGAAGCACCGCGTCGGAGCTCGTCGAGGCGCACCCATGGGCGGCGACCGCGTTGACCGGTTTCGCGCTCCGCGAGGGCCGGGAACCGGCATCCGCCGACGAGGTCGTCGTCACCGCGGGCACGGGCGGAGCGGTCGGTGACCTGCTGACCCTCGCGCATGGCGGCGACCCGGCGCCCTACCGCGTCGTCGGGATCGTCGACGCCGACGCCCATGCCGCCGCATCGGAGCGCGCCACGCATGTCTTCCTGAGCCAGGCGCGCATCGCCGAGCTCGACCCGCACGGTGGTACGCCGCAGGTGCTCGGGGTCTTCACCGCGCCTGGTCAGGCGGAGAGCGCGGCCGCGGCCATCCGCGAGGCTCTTCCCGAGGTCGTCGCCCAGACCGGAGACGGGCGAGGAGACATCGAGTTCCTCGACTCCGGTGCGGCGCGCGCGACCCTGATCGCGATCGGCAGTGCTTTCGTCGGAACCTGCATCCTCGTGGCGATGTTCATCGTCGCCGGCACGCTCTCGCTGTCGGTGCAGTCGCGTCGGCGTGACTACGCTCTGCTCCGAGCGGTCGGCGCCAGCCCGAAGCAGGTTCACGCGCTCGTCGCCCGCGAGGTGCTCTCGATCGCGGTGATCGCCGCTCTCCTGGGAATCGCGCCCGGCTACCTGCTGTCGACCGCTCTGCAGTCGGCCTTCGTCTCCGGCGGTGTCATCCCTGGCGACTTCGCGCTCGCGCTGGGACCCCTCCCCGCGATCGGCGCCGTCGCCCTCGTGCTCTCGGCGGCCTGGGGTGCGGCACGCATCGCGGCGAGGCGCCCGGCGAAGCTCGACCCGATCGAGGCTCTGCGCGAGTCGTCGACGGGACCGGCGGGCATCGGCCTGCCCCGCATCATCACCGGGATCGTCTTCGCGACCGCCGGGATCTCGGTCTCGACCGTGCCGCTGGTCGTGCGCGGCGAGTACGCCGCCGGGGCGTCGGCCGGAGCGGCCATGATGCTCATCGTCGCGCTGGCGTTGCTGGGCCCCTGGCTGGTCGCTCTGAGCGTGCGCCTGCTCGGTGCGGTGCTGCGGCGGATGTCGGCAGCCGGCTTCCTCGCCGCCGCCAACGCCTCGGCGAACAGCCGCCGTCTGGCTGCGGCGATCCTGCCCATCGCGCTCGGAATCGGGTTGGGTCTCGTCCAGATCGGTGCACCGGCGATCATCGCCAACGAGGCGGCCGTGCAGGCGCAGGCCGGTGTCACAGCCGAACTGCGCGTGACTGCGCCCGGCGGGCTCTCGGCCGACGCCGCAGATCGGATCGCGGCGATCGACGGGGTCTCGGACGTATCGGGCATCGCCCTGAGCAGTGCGATCATCGACTCCCGCGACTTCGAGGGCAAGCTCCTGCGCGGCGAGCACGTGCTGCAGGGCGTGGACCCCGCATCCGTCGAGGGGACTCTCGACCTGCAGGTGCAGGAGGGGAGCCTTGCCGCGCTCGACGGCGGCGGCTCGGGCGACGGCGCGCGCGGTGCGACCGTGGCCGTGAGCACGGATGCCGTGCAGACCCTGGGCCTGGAGCTCGGCGACCAGGTCACCGGCATGTTCGGCGACGGCGCGCCGCTGGAGGCGACGGTGGTGGCGATCTACGAGCGCGGACTCGGCTTCGGCGATCTGACGATGGACCTCGAGATCGTGCGCGCCCACACCACCGCAGCACTGGATGCCTTCGCTCTGGTGTCCGTCGATGACGGCGCTCTCGACCAGGTCCGTGAGGCGGTCGCTGCGGCCGGTCTGCAGGCCTCGGAGGCGCGAGGCCAGAAGGCCGCAGGAGCCGATGCGCAATCGCAGCAGGGGTGGGTGAACCTCGTGGCGCTGATCGTGATCCTCGGATACATCGCGATCGCCGTGATCAACACGCTCGTGATGGCGACGGGCGAGCGCTCGCGCGAACTCGCGCTGCTGCAGCTGATCGGCTCGTCGCGCCGACAGGTGCGCGCCATGATGCGCGTCGAGGCGATGATGGTCGCGGCCATCGCGGTGGTCTTCGGGGTCGTCGTCGCCATCCCGCCGCTGATCGGCATGAGCATCGGCATCTCGGGACAGCCGATGCCCGCTCTCCCGGTGCTGCCGTCGCTGCTCATCATCGGGTCGATGGGCGCCCTCGCGCTGCTGTCGCTGTGGGCGGCGACGGGTGCGGCGATGCGCACGCGTCCGATCGAGGAGATCGGGTCGCGACAGTGA
- a CDS encoding ABC transporter ATP-binding protein, with product MTSTPLLPAVDARPVEALRLQSVVKTYGSGANAVSALRGVDLVLAKGSVTAIMGPSGSGKSTLLHSAAGLDKPTSGSVHLGGTEISGLRASQLTAFRRDHVGFVFQAYNLLPALDVEENITLPLRLAGRRLDPRWLDSLLDAVGLADRRHRRPAELSGGQQQRVAIARALITRPYVVFGDEPTGALDSRSGKQVLDLLAHTAKELDQTVVVVTHDPVVASHADRVIFLADGAFAGHLDGGTPAQITDRMSALGEW from the coding sequence ATGACCTCCACACCACTTCTCCCCGCCGTCGATGCGCGCCCCGTCGAGGCGCTGCGACTGCAGTCCGTCGTGAAGACCTACGGCTCCGGTGCGAACGCCGTCTCCGCTCTGCGGGGCGTCGATCTCGTCCTCGCGAAGGGCTCGGTCACCGCCATCATGGGGCCCTCCGGATCGGGCAAGAGCACCCTGCTGCACAGCGCCGCCGGCCTCGACAAGCCGACCAGCGGGTCGGTGCACCTGGGCGGCACCGAGATCTCGGGCCTGCGCGCCTCGCAGCTCACCGCGTTCCGTCGCGATCATGTCGGCTTCGTGTTCCAGGCGTACAACCTGCTTCCCGCGCTCGATGTCGAGGAGAACATCACCCTGCCGCTGCGCCTCGCCGGGCGCCGGCTCGACCCGCGCTGGCTCGACTCCCTGCTCGACGCCGTCGGACTCGCCGATCGGCGTCATCGTCGCCCCGCCGAGCTGTCGGGTGGACAGCAGCAGCGCGTCGCCATCGCCCGCGCGCTCATCACCCGGCCCTACGTCGTGTTCGGTGACGAGCCGACCGGGGCACTCGATTCCCGCTCGGGCAAGCAGGTGCTCGATCTGCTCGCCCACACCGCGAAGGAGCTCGACCAGACGGTCGTCGTGGTGACCCACGACCCGGTGGTCGCCTCGCACGCGGATCGGGTGATCTTCCTCGCCGACGGCGCCTTCGCCGGGCACCTCGACGGAGGCACGCCCGCCCAGATCACCGACCGCATGAGCGCCCTCGGGGAGTGGTGA
- a CDS encoding sensor histidine kinase, protein MTDGRMRRWLRAWRYLVVECGASVVSLLLFCVGLVLLPLMVITGGVLLLPAAVRVLHSWSDLNRRRVGAFRGDELPTIGRALPPGSTLDDRLRFAFSRPTGRDLLWLAVHALPVMWVSLLTAVLPVAAVNALAVTYYWQFAPADDPVGSPYPVTSWELAATMPLVAVGYAVISWWLIPAMARLLSWVSARLLATPKKSRLAARVDALTLSRAAALDAHGAELRRIERDLHDGAQNRLVNVVMMLGIAERALETDPDGVLEPLRRAQDAATDALAGLRRTVHDIYPPILDELGLEGALASLAGRSVVPCTIEAVAVGRVPAAVESASYFVVAEALTNVNKYSQATQAQVRVIREGERLIITVQDDGVGGAQERTGGGLAGIRRRVEAFEGSCTLTSPVGGPTILRTELPCGS, encoded by the coding sequence ATGACGGACGGACGGATGCGACGCTGGCTGCGCGCCTGGCGGTATCTGGTCGTCGAGTGCGGGGCATCCGTCGTCTCGCTCCTGCTCTTCTGCGTCGGACTCGTGCTCCTGCCGCTCATGGTGATCACCGGCGGCGTGCTGCTGCTGCCCGCAGCGGTGCGCGTGCTGCATTCCTGGAGCGACCTGAATCGGCGCCGCGTCGGCGCATTCCGCGGCGACGAGCTGCCGACGATCGGGCGTGCGCTGCCGCCGGGGTCCACTCTCGACGACCGGCTGCGCTTCGCGTTCTCCCGGCCGACGGGCCGTGACCTCCTGTGGCTCGCCGTGCACGCGCTGCCCGTGATGTGGGTGTCGCTGCTCACCGCCGTCCTCCCCGTGGCCGCCGTCAACGCTCTCGCCGTGACCTATTACTGGCAGTTCGCACCGGCCGACGATCCGGTCGGCTCCCCCTATCCGGTCACGTCGTGGGAGCTCGCGGCCACGATGCCGCTGGTCGCCGTCGGATACGCCGTCATCTCGTGGTGGCTGATCCCCGCGATGGCCCGGCTGCTGTCGTGGGTCTCGGCTCGACTGCTCGCGACGCCGAAGAAGTCGCGCCTGGCCGCCAGGGTCGATGCGCTGACGCTCAGTCGCGCCGCCGCGCTCGACGCACACGGTGCGGAGCTGCGCCGCATCGAACGCGACCTGCACGACGGCGCGCAGAACCGGCTGGTGAACGTCGTGATGATGCTCGGCATCGCCGAACGCGCCCTGGAGACCGATCCGGACGGCGTGCTCGAACCACTGCGACGGGCACAGGATGCCGCGACCGATGCGCTCGCGGGACTCCGCCGTACCGTGCATGACATCTACCCGCCGATCCTCGACGAACTCGGCCTCGAGGGCGCATTGGCCTCGCTCGCCGGCCGCAGTGTGGTGCCGTGCACGATCGAGGCTGTCGCCGTCGGACGCGTGCCGGCGGCCGTCGAGTCGGCCAGCTACTTCGTCGTCGCCGAAGCCCTGACGAACGTGAACAAGTACAGTCAGGCGACGCAGGCGCAGGTGCGGGTGATCCGCGAGGGCGAGCGCCTCATCATCACGGTGCAGGACGACGGGGTCGGCGGAGCGCAGGAGCGCACGGGCGGCGGTCTCGCTGGCATCCGCCGCCGTGTCGAGGCCTTCGAGGGGTCCTGCACACTGACGAGCCCGGTCGGCGGTCCGACCATCCTGAGGACGGAGCTGCCATGCGGATCGTGA